The Gadus morhua chromosome 18, gadMor3.0, whole genome shotgun sequence DNA segment TGAAAAACACGCCAGGGAACCAGGGGGTTTGTGGCTCCAAACCATCCTCCAACCCTTCCTCCAAACAGCGGCTTCCAGGGCCCGCCGATGGAGGGGCGATGcccagggctgggggggtaCCGGGTCCGTTGTGGTGCGGCTGCTACTGACGTTTGACTGGCCATGGGTTACTGTGTGAGTCCAAAAGAGGATTTATACGGTAAGGATGGAATGATTGACTTAGGTAAAACAAAATACAGTATCAGTTCTCAACATAGTTCAGGACTAGTTCAGGCCAGCTCCACTGGCAAAACCCAACGGGTATTTATTAAACAGGCTCAAAAACAGGCAACTGATCAATTCATGTGTATTTAGAGCATGATAAATAAAGTGGAGACCAGTCTGTGACCTTAGTACACAATCCgaaaaagaaaaatcttccaTAAAGTCAACATAAAATGTATGGAGAGAGCTCAAGGAGAGCCGGTACCAGGGCCAGTAGCAGGCCTGAGAGATGTGGTTTGTGTCTCGCTGTGAATCCCTTCCAAACAGACACGGTTTATATGGAGGTTATAAGATGCTTGACAACTACTTAACAAAGCTTAATGTACCTCAAAAAATTGCTAGAATCGTCAAATTGTACACGGATGAGGGTTACCATGAATGAGAACAATGTGCAAAAGCACAAGAAAATTATTAAAATTGAAACGCATTTTATGCTCGTTAAGCAAAAACGTTCTATTTTTGTTGCGTTTCCCCTGTGCTGTTGGATTCAACTAATGCACAACTTGTAATGCGAAAccatttggataaaagcttccaCCAAATAGCCCAAAATTTCATCGAATATTTGAAACCTTGTTAACATTTTGAGACAAAAAGTGTGGACACACCGACACCGGTTCTGCCAGCCTGGCTCAACATCAGTGGGCTGTGGTGCGAGATCCACCAGACCCAGTACCAGTAGAACCATGAGGGGGTTGGCTGAGCTCCTCGGCTGGCCAGGGGACAGGGCCTGCTGGCTGGGCAGACAGACCTCTAAGAATAGCCCCCTGCCCATCAACTGCCAATGTGTGGTCAAGTGAATACTGTGACAGTTGGGATGTCTGAGTTTAtgatgtctgtttatgtgtctgctcatgtgtgtgtgagtgtgtggatttgtgtgtgcgtgttcatgcatGCGTGTTTTTGTCTTTTATACGCGGGTTTGTAGATatgtgtgaaaatgtgtgtgagAGGCATGAACAGAGCTCATTATGGGATGCCCCTTCGTAGGTTTCCTCCGTGTGCGATGGTGCGTGATATTTTCTCTTCCTGCATTATTACCGAAGCTTGTTCGTTCTGTTaaccgtatgtgtgtgtgaaaaaaaactcagaatgtgtgtgtgtgtgtgtgtttgcaagtaTATCAATtagtgtatgtttatgtgcatgCATACAAGTGTGTTtaagtatgtatgtgtataagtTTGtctttatgtgcatgtgtgtgtgcgtgagaaggCATCTGCGGCTGGCTTGGTCCCCCCTGATCCCCTGGTCACCACGCATCACTGCATCACTTCATCACCTCCTTCCACCCAGATCAGAGCACCGACCTCTGATGAAGAACCTCTTTTCATCATCTTTCTCAAGCTCTACAAAGCCAGGGGGAGATATCTCCCCCATGCTACTCCCTATCAGGCTTTTTGTCCCTCTGGCtgtaaggggaggggggggagggaagagtcCCTGTTGTAGTGGGTGACCCTTCAAACGGTGCAACGTGTTTGATTATTAGTCTGAGACAGCAGTTCACTACAATTCTCAGCAGGAGGTGAGGTTTATAATATTCAACAGTTATAATATAATGTCAAAGACGTCTGTGTAATGTGTGGCGGATGCTTTTACCTTAAGTAAGGCTCATACCGTCTGGTAATACCACTTTGTACAAAGAAGTAGCGCTGCACAGATTCCCTGTAAACATTAGGATTGACACTATATTTAGTGGGGTGATGCGTtttggggaggggtggaggagtgaAGATACCATTGGGAGGGACTGTGCATTTCTATGTCTTATAATAGTGGCCATAAACACAGTTTTATGATAATAGGCTACCGCTTATTTTGTATAGGTCTTTTTGGGCGGTTGGACAAATCGTACATGTTGCAGGGTCTACAAAGTAATCTCCATTCATTAAATATACCAATTTGGTGGATACTTATCGCTTTCAATACAACAGACATTCTGAGCAGGTGGCCGCTGGTGTAAAGTACAACCCCTGACCCCGGCACTATTAATGCCCGGCTCTAGGTGCTGAGCTACAACAGGACCACAAACCCTTCACAGCCAAGCAACCAAATACATCCTTCAGAAAGCACTAGCTCTGGGATCAATTGCTTAAATAAGCAGCAACATTATTGGATCAAGAAGGATGACGGCCTAATTGTTTCACCAGAATAATAACTTTTAATTATCAAACACAGTATGCACACCAGACATGTCAATTTTCAGCTTCAGGTGTGTCCTAGGTGAAGTGTTGAAAACTTAGAATTGGGAAAATAAATGGTGTTAAAAACACAAGACGGTGTGTGAAGGTGTTGCAGTTTAACAAAGTGAtggatataaatacaatttCTGTTAAATCCTACAGCTTCGTCATACATAAATTTTCACATTTAGTTTTGTGTTCACAATCCTTGTCGTCATATTACAGATAATAAAATAGAATTACTTAGTGTTTACAGAGTGTTTATATTTATACTATATACTGACTTTCCAAGGCATATTCATTGACATGGATAATATCGGAAGTACGTCTAAACCAAATAGTGATTCTGACGGTGGTTTATGACTGTGAAATCAATCAAATAGTTTCTGCATAGTATAGCAACAATTATCATTTtgcaaaatatatattctttacAATAATCTTCAATTAAAAATCTCTTACTCTTTTCCGATTATTTCACTAAAAACTTTGTTTATTGCACTGTTATAATCATTAAGGTCAGAGATAATTGGGACTTCATTAACGGGACCTAAAACACTGAAAGCCAAGCCCAGAGACAGCAGCCAACCAACCCAGGCTGCTGTCCGACTGCCGTTTCTGATCACTACCAACTGGGCCAATCAGAAAACCCCAGCTGCAGTAGCCAGTGTTTGGCCAGCGGGGGTCCTATTCCAGTGGTTCTAACCGTTTAGGTTGCTCTTCGAGGCTGAACTACTTCGTAGCCCGTAGGAGGCATGTGAGTGACGCTCCCATGTCCCCTAACCATAGTGACTCAGTGCAGGTGAGAAACGTGAAGCTAGTGACGCTAAACTAAGTCCTCTGAACCGAGCGCGTAGCAGCATGGCGGGGCGACCTCAACAAACCCCCGGACTATCCCGCAGACGttgctccgccccctcccccgtaacccccccccccccctccccacacctcccGCTACGACGCCAGCAGCTTGGCGGCGTACAGCAGCGCCCCGCCGAGGCCCGCGGCGGTCGCCATGGCGACCACGCGGACCAGCAGGAACTCCATGGAGTCCTCCAGCTTGGTGTGCAGCCGCAGCACCTGGCGGTGGGTGTCCTCGCGGCCGCCCGAGTTCTCGATCACGTGCTTGGCCAGCCCGCGCTTCTCGTTCAGGGGCATCTGGGCGGCCACGCGCTGCCCCGCCTGCTCCTGGTCCAGCCCGTTGCGCTGCATGAGGCGGGACAGCTGGGTGGCCGGGTCgctggagggtggggtggggggggatgggggtggaggtTAAGGGGATGGGTCTTGTGTGTGAGGACCATCCAGATGTTTAGGTTGGTGTTTCACGTTGAATATCAGGCTGGGCACTGGGGGGAGGAATTGATGTCTATATATGGGCGCAGCCTTAAGTGGTATTAAGAACTCCATCCAATCATAGGACACATTGAGGTGACGCTCTTGGCGTTGGAGGTAGAGCAAACACGTCTCCCCTGAGAGAAGCGTTCCGTTAAAATCTCTACACGTCGTTATTCCGTCAAATTTGATCTAACATTTTTGATCGAAATTCTACAAGCTCCTTGCTTCTTCTCGATCtgaaactccctctctctctagcactgATTGGTCCCATCGTTTTGtaataaggcctaaaaaaaaaaaaagtttggttcctgttggttgtcagttgaggtcatgggtaggtagggaatttattttatttttttattttattttttccagcggcagcgaatgataggtaggttgttttcatttaaaaacaagaaaattcgctcatccttgtacagaatgaagaggtgctgtaccaaaacgtaattatagaggtgctgtaccaaaacgtaattacattaaaaaaatttttttttttttttataaaactcataaaataatttgggtcgcacataaattgacagggtcggtcggaaaccggaaccaaacaaaatttttttttaggcctaacaaGACAGAGCATTGAGAACTGTTGTATTTGATATAGCCTTAATAACGATGTTAAGGGAACAGAAATGTGCACAGAAGACTTACTATCATCTGGATTCAGACAGTGCCGGTAGTATGAATTACAAATAAAGATGGTAGGCGcaacaacacattttttaagaaaatatatctatatacacacTATGAGTTAATAAAATACTGTAATTAATGTCAACATTACAGAGAGTTGGGGTAGACAATATTTACAGTATGTAGTAAATTACATTATTGACCATAAAGTGTAACGCCACTTGTCATGTGATCAAAGGGAATGTATAGTAGTCTTATGTACGCTCATGTTACACAATGTACAGCAGCTTTACGTAGCGTGAGGTAGCGGTGAACTCACCAGTAGACCACCACGGTGTGGTGGAGGAACTGCGTGAGCCGACGGGTCTCAAAGAGCAGGGGGACGTCCAGAACCACGTAGCGGTAgcctgaggagaggaggtcagAGCAGAGATAACAGGAGAAGGCAGGACAAAAGACGACAAGATGAGAGAGGTGTAAACCCCAACATAATAAGCATATCTATATTTTGCTATTCAAATAATTTCCACACCCATTGTAGCACTGTACCGAGTCCGAGGACTTCTTCAACTTGTATTTACGGGTTCTAGCCGTATCATTCCAGTGTTGGACAACTTTTAATTTGCAGTAGCGCACCTCTCAGGAAGTAGAAGACGATCTGCTTGAGCATGGCTTTGTGGATCTCCGGGTGGGTGATGGAGTTGAGCAGCTTCCTCTTCTCGGCGTCGGCGAAGATGATGTGGCCGAGCTTCTCCCGGTCGATCTCGCCGCTCTCCAGCAGCACCTCGGGTCCAAAGTGGCGGACGATGCGACGGTAGGCGGCGCTGCCGCGCTCCACCACTGGGCCACACGAGCACAAGCACAGAGGAGTTACAACACTGCTTCATTGCTATAGTATATCATCCTAGgtgtcactttattttgttaatATTCACACAATAACTTTTCATGTCAAGATGAATTGAACAGCAGCATGGTTGCTTTTGATTGGTTGGAGTAAGAACATGGAGCTTGGTGCTTTAGAATTGATAACAAACGAGAGAGTGTATggtggaagagagagcgaggggcgagagagagggatgggtagTAGGGGAAAGCGGGATAGAGGCAGCACAGCACTGCTGTGTGGTTGAGAAGGACCCACCTCTCCTGGCCACCAGGTCAGCGTCTATGATGGGGCAGCCCAGCTCCCGCAGCATGGCGGAGACGGTGCTTTTCCCCGAGGAGATGCCCCCAGTGAGGCCCACCAGGAACATGGTCCTGGGGTCAGAGAGGTGGCTGTAGAGACATGTTAACATCCATCAAGTTCAAGacttatgtgtttgtatgttttattaaaacctCAGCCATCTATGCTGTGATTTTAATAATGATGTCGACAAATAACATAGTAAAATGGCCAAATGCAATTCTTCAGAagaaacacacatttataatGAAATGTAGCGCAATGTGTGGTTCCTTTAGAAGGAACCACACATTGCAAGCTGATATGGAAAATATATCATAACTGGAAATAACAGGATTTAAAACTCGATTTTTGAAGAGTTGTCACTGTCATTTTTATGAAGTAGCATGGACACATGCACAAGTACTGGCAAAATAGCTAAACTTAACACAGAATCATAGTAGAGAAAACAACATCTATATATTTCCCACTCGGGACGAGATTCCACTAACTATAAACTATGTTTACACGCCATCTGCTGGAACCACAGGACAACACATTATAACTACCTCACTGTTGCCATAATGTCAATCAGGTCAACAGATAAATATATACTACAATGCACAGATTTTCAGCAAacaatttaatttaaatcaaaataaatatttttttcgttGAGTCATTGCTTTGTAAACGATAATGACGCAGGTGCAAACGAATAAGAGGACGTTGTGACCTCTAGTTTCACAAGAAATCAACGTGAGCAACTTCAATCAATCAGCAAATTAACCTTACATCACTTTGAACATGCAACACTTCAGGCTTGAGAGAAAAATTGGTCAAACATGACAAACGTTGATTTTTGTGACACTTAACGCAAGTCGATACAAATAGTATGACCCAAGATGTAGGTAGAAGTGTAAAATCTGTGAGTTTACCGCAATTAGATGAGAAAAATATGAAAGCAATTTTAATGAATGAGCACTCAAGCGAGTAAGAGGTCGCCCTCGCTGGTAATAATGACGTATTTCTGCACCTTATAAAGCGTGGGATTGTCCGGAATTCAGTTGATATTATAAGGGAAATCCGTGTAGACCCAGTAGGAAAGGGAAGATAATCACTTTAAAATATTCACACAATAATAAACTAAGAAGGTACAAATGGTTTAAGTCAACAAGACTATTTTTAACTACTGTCGTCCTCTCTACCGCCGAAGACGTAAAATGGATACAATGCGTTAAGCCAAAACTGGACGCATGTCAGGGTATtacatttaaaaacatttaaaaaacgaAACTATAAACGGTAACGTAAATGATAAACAACATAATGAAACTACTTGCAGACAGCCAAATTTCTCAGATTGACGGGTGCATCGGTAAAAAGCTTCCGTCCTTTTCTGGTAGGTCCTAGCAGGAGTCGACTATGGTTCCTATCATTTgttataaaaaagaaatgtgCCCAAACGTACAACAAAGTAATACATCGGAAATAAATACTGTGAAAATCACTGGCCAAACaacaaatgtgtttatttttataaataaaattgttATACAATACAATGGTATTGCATAAAATAGTAAAGGAAAGTCCATGACGGTTAATCAAAATATCAGCTTTGTACATTTTAATTCAGTTTTGTCCTGGAAGGTTGTGCTGAATCATGGAAATGTTTGGATCTCTTGCCCCTGTGGACCGCTTCTCCTCCGTTCTCCCCGTCATCACGCTCCAGACGACCTCTCTTCACAAAGTGCTCGATCCTGGCCTCCAGGCTCTCACAGCACGGCCGCTCCAGCAGCGGCTTGTAGTTCTTCATTCTGGAACCTTCCGCCAGCCAGCAGCTCTTAGACGACTCCGCGCCTGGTGAAGGAGATGGACAGATCTTACAATAATTATCATATGGTAGAATTGTTATACTACCGTGTAAGACATTGTAGGACCATCTAATCTCTGGGAAAATTACAGAGAATAGTGAATAGGATGAAATTAGGTGTAAACCCAACCTCTAAATCTAACTTCACAGTCTTGTAATGCACCATAAAAAAGGCACAAAATATATACACCAGCCTCATGAATGTTAAAATACTAGGACCAATCAgcgctggggagagagagtgtcagtTCATGACGAACAAGGAGCACCGCAGGTTGTAGAATTAAAAAAACGTTAGTTGTTTTAGTTTAATTGTAGCAGTCTAAACCATTTTATCCATGATGGACAGAATTACAACGTTAAAAGATAAGCAGAAATCTGCACAAAAGGCTATCCTCAGCTCAGAGGAGAATTTATTTTTGCTTTACCTCCGACTCAATTCGGCGATTATACAGAGAGCAAGAGCatccctctgattggctggagttgaTTAACAACGTAAAGCCTGATTTGGAAATAAATTACGCCCCAGGCCAGATTGGTATTCATTGCCAAACGCAAATGAGAATAacttgctatatatatatatatatatatatatatatatatatatatatatatatatatatatatatatatatataaaacattatACAAAGAATGCAACAAAACATCAGCCAACTGAAACTTACAACTTACAACTGcattcaaggttttgaatgaaGACACAAAAAGCCTCAGCTTACAACAGCGATTCAAACCTATCACGTCAATCGCGTTAAAGGGGGAAGTGCGTGAAGGGGGGGCCGTACCCATGGCCTCCAGGCCGCGGAGCATCCCGCGGTACACGTGCGTCTCCACGGCGCTGCGGGCCCACTGTTGCTGCAGCGCGGCGCTGGCACAGTGCAGCTCGGCGCCGCCGCCCTGCCAGGCCAGGCCCGGGAAGTCACAGCCGTACAGCACCAGAGGGAAGTCCACCGCCATGCTGGGGAGGGCGCAGCACAGCAGGGTCAACAGGAGCGGGAAAACAACCCCGACCCCGACACCTTGTTCCCTCTGAAGCCACGaaggctgcaggcgcacacgtATAACCCTTTAACCCAGTGGCTTAGCACTGTGGGTAGAGGCAAGGGACCAATCAGATCATGGGATGGCCACAATGCACATTCATTACAAACTATATTATATGTTTACATGCAGTGTTAATGTAGCGGTCCTCGACTATGAGTTTGCATAGTCAAGTCTGATTCATTCGGCCAGACCCATTATCGACTGCTGTTCAAATCATTGATCAtaggttttttttaaatatatgcgTCTCAATGTCGCCTAATCCTGGAGGCTTTGACGTGCTTTAAACACTAGAATAACCCATTGCCACAGCTGTCTGTAGGCTAGGGGCAGCATCTCTGCTAAACAACGACCGCCTATAACAACAATATACTATAATCAATATAATACATCTATGATGAAATCAGAAAGGGGAAGGTCTATGGAATTGGATTTCTCTGTTCTGTCTGATGGAGCAAGGTACATATAAACATCCAATCATGTTAAAGCCTGCATCGATACAGAGACTGTAGAAGCGTTTAGCTGATTACAAATTGAAAATGCATATGAAAGATTAATTTCCACGTTCCAAACAAATGCAGCACTACACAAATAAGCAAAACAGCAAAGATGCACTACAGAGTACCGAAGACGGGAATCATTATCCCAGCGCTGGGGGTATGATATGACAGCTGCCTTTGCCACAGTTTGCATCATCTTTAATGGTTTGGAAATGAAGAAAACATGGCCATTCTCCCACCCCCACAAAGAAAACATTGTATAACTTAGGCTTCCCCTTCTAGAAGCCAGGCAATGTTGTGGTATCCCTCATTTAGCAAACCCATCATCATAATGGAGTGTCCCGCTGTTACACAATTATCACGCCAGAACGACTCAACTATTATGACGACGTCGGCTAAATGTCTATCAAGGATTCCCCCCTCGTTTCATGTCATCATTAGTATCTTTGAAACCTGAAAAGGGGAATGCTGTATAATGAACATGAAGTTTCATGAAGTTCACTAGGAAGTTTATAGTGAACAGTTAATTATCTAATTTGAGATAAAATGTGACAATACATTACTTATTCTACTGCACATAATAATTTAGAGGGTCCCGGGTGAGAATTAACTTTGcttgaaataaacataaaaaacactGGTTTAACATCAACTAAAGGCCTCAGGACTTTTCTTACATTCAAAGCTAAGACTACCTGTATTGGGGTTTCCGCGGGTTACTGCCAACGTCCAATAGCTTGTTGATGATCTCTGGGCTCTCCagtttctgaccaatcaggagcAGAAGAGCCATCATGCAGCGCACCTGTGGGGTGGGGACAAGGTGACTGACAGTTGTTGACAGGAGCTTGCCCATTCCTTCTGGAATGTTCCAATAAAACAGTTTGAGCTACCAGACAGTCAAGCTGCTCTGAAAACAACGTCATTATACTCCTGATAACTTGCATCTTTAAACAGGATCTTGTTTATTTGGttaatctaaccctaaccctttcatAATGAAGCATGATCAATTAGGATACCTGGTGATAGAGGA contains these protein-coding regions:
- the dcakd gene encoding dephospho-CoA kinase domain-containing protein — encoded protein: MFLVGLTGGISSGKSTVSAMLRELGCPIIDADLVARRVVERGSAAYRRIVRHFGPEVLLESGEIDREKLGHIIFADAEKRKLLNSITHPEIHKAMLKQIVFYFLRGYRYVVLDVPLLFETRRLTQFLHHTVVVYCDPATQLSRLMQRNGLDQEQAGQRVAAQMPLNEKRGLAKHVIENSGGREDTHRQVLRLHTKLEDSMEFLLVRVVAMATAAGLGGALLYAAKLLAS